The Nicotiana tomentosiformis chromosome 9, ASM39032v3, whole genome shotgun sequence genome contains the following window.
caaatcgcaccacgaatcgaacttatgaacttccaaaacttctaacttcaaaaactcgtgtcgaaacctatcaaaccaacccagaataacgtcaaatttttcaagcaagtccaaaataacataacagagctgttacaactctcaaaatcgcattccaacctcgatatcaaaaacatccacttccggtccaaatctccacaAATTCGACtttttccatttcaagcctaaattagctatagacctcagattcacagtccggacacgctcctaagtccaaaatcacccaacggagctaacggaactgatggaactccattccagagttgtcttcacacagttccgactacagtcaaaatcctaagacttaagcttccgttttagggactaagtgtcccaaatcaatctgaatcatccggtaactaaatttaaccacgcacgcaagtcaatacacataatacgaagctactcagggccttatgccgacgaatgagacttaaattctcaaaatgtccgaccgggtcgttacagatgaCAAGAGACTCTACGATCACTCATGTCGTTCACTCAgtggctttggacccaaacaactccagAGCCAAAAATATGGTCACTCTGAtgacgcaaatgagtatcctcaccaaaaagatcgatgaatcaggccagaagcagaaggtacacatagttgacgtgactaatgggggcttatgtacaccatgcattaaccaatcATATGTATGCTCTTGGAGTGTGGAAAGTGACAACCAACACTATCAGAAAGATATGAACTATGTGGCAAACTATGGaggacagaggcaaggtggttAGAATTGGGGGAAACAGAATCAGCAATATAGACTCGCACAGCAGTAGTATAATAATAGCAACAATCCTGGAGTTATGCGACCACAGGGTCAAGTTGTGTCGTACCAAAGGCAACAGGGATACAACCAGCAAAATTAGCAACTAGCTTATCAACAGCCTCAACAACAGCAAAtagtgagacaagatgatgggttgtatgaaattaaaggaatgcTGCAACAATTGATTGGGTCCAATGAAAAGATGCAAGAGAGAGTGGACGCACATGAATCAGCAATAAAAGGCATTGATATTCAATTAGAACAGATATCAATGGCTCTAAATAATCGCCCCCAAGGGACGTTACATGCAGACACACAATTCAATCCAAAAGAGCAGGGCCCGAACagcttatggcagtgagtctaagaaatggtagagacctagatctagagcaagaaattgctcgCGAAAGCCAACCAactgaaacacttgtgccagTACCCATTGAGGTAGATGATTCAACAAGGTTAACTGAGGTGCCGATACAACATGCACAAGATAGCACaagcaaagaaaaaaaagatgaCGAAGGAGACTGGGGTAGCACAAGAAACGACAGTAGAAGTAGTGCCTGAGTAGGATAAAACTCAAATCACATGAAGGAAGCGACCTCCAGCACCATTCCCAtagagattggccaaatatcagaaggatgagcagtataagaaattcatggagatgttgaaACAAATCCAGGTGAACATTCCACTGATTGATGCCTTGAGGGAGATGCCTGGGTATGCCAAAATGATGAAGGATTTGATATCTCACAAGTTTGACTTTCAAGACTTAGCCACTGTTACACTAACCCAGACCTGTAGTGTTGTCATGAcgagacccatagctgagaagttgtcagacccagggagtttcacaatctCATGCACAATAGGcagctatgcttttgctaaagcattgtgtgatttaggggcaagcataaacttgatgccattggctatctacaaaaggttaggcattggaataGCAATacccacatccatgttactacagctagccgactggacagtgaagaggccatcgggtatccttgatgatgtactAGTGCAGATTGGAAAGTTTGTGTTTCCagtagattttgtcattctagactgcAGGGTTGACggggagattcccataatttttggaagaccattcttggccactgggagagctctaattgattgtgaaactggagagctaaaaatgagactgaacgatgaagagataacattcaatgtgcagaagtctatgcagcgaccaagtgaatttgctaactgctctctaatagaagttgtggatgtaattttggatgaggaagatgagactctgaacgctaaagaccctctagcagcctGTCTCGTGAACTTAGATGAAGTAGATGGATAGGACTTAGCGGAGTGGGTGCtggctcttgaaggccaaggATTCtagaaaagagagctcgaatttgagtctttgcacttagaagaaagaaagactcCTCCAACTAAGCCATCGATCgaagagccaccacagttggaactGAAACCACTACCACCTCatctcaggtatgctttcttagGACCTAACTCAATTTTacttgttattatctcatctggtttgttagatatGTAGAAAGAACAGCTTTTGCAGGTATTAATAGAGTGCAAAACTACAATTGGTTAGACCATTGCAGACATTAAGGGTATTATCCTGGCCTTCTGTATGCATAAGATTTTACTGGAAGACGGCCACAAACCTTccatagaacatcaaagaaggctgaaccccaACATAAAAGAAGTCGTGAAAATGGAggtgataaagtggt
Protein-coding sequences here:
- the LOC138898407 gene encoding uncharacterized protein, with translation MEMLKQIQVNIPLIDALREMPGYAKMMKDLISHKFDFQDLATVTLTQTCSVVMTRPIAEKLSDPGSFTISCTIGSYAFAKALCDLGASINLMPLAIYKRLGIGIAIPTSMLLQLADWTVKRPSGILDDVLVQIGKFVFPVDFVILDCRVDGEIPIIFGRPFLATGRALIDFVDVILDEEDETLNAKDPLAACLVNLDEVDG